A single window of Triplophysa dalaica isolate WHDGS20190420 chromosome 14, ASM1584641v1, whole genome shotgun sequence DNA harbors:
- the ulk3 gene encoding serine/threonine-protein kinase ULK3, producing MAAGFAPPKLKDFILTEKLGSGTYATVYKAFRKTDSREAVAVKVVSKKSLNKSSMENLLTEIEILKTVRHPHIVQLKDFQWDSDNIYLILEWCSGGDLSRFIRSRRILPERVARRCLQQIACALQFLHEKNISHLDLKPQNILLSGNVLKLADFGFAQYMSPWDEHQALRGSPLYMAPEMLCRRHYDARVDLWSVGVILFEALFGRAPFASRSFAELEEKIRSDKPVELPPGMRVPPDCRDLLLRLLERDPDGRITFEEFFLHPFVDLEHMPSVDSLQSAKVLVLQAVQKDQDGQRSEALSLYCSALEHFVPAIHYETDRQRKEALRQKVSQYVSRAEELKALVKSDDKISFAEAKCTRNILTEMSRNQPRLLAALELASTAVALEESGVEDSDTLDLYQQSLGEMLLALAAEPQGRRRDLLHSEIKSLMSRAEYLKEQIKMRETRTDESLKKDAAAESVRSSCCLQ from the exons ATGGCTGCAGGTTTCGCTCCACCGAAGCTCAAAGATTTTATTCTCACAGAGAAACTGGGAAGCGGCACATATGCGACAGTTTATAAAGCTTTCAGAAAG actgacagcagggaggccgtggctgtgaaggtggTCAGTAAGAAAAGTCTCAATAAAAGCTCGATGGAGAATCTGCTGACAGAGATCGAGATCCTGAAGACGGTTCGTCATCCTCACATCGTGCAGCTCAAAGATTTCCAG tgggACAGTGATAACATCTACCTGATTCTGGAGTGGTGTTCAGGAGGAGATCTGTCTCGCTTCATCCGCAGTCGACGCATTCTCCCGGAGAGAGTCGCCCGTCGATGCCTTCAGCAGATCG CTTGTGCTCTTCAGTTTCTCCATGAGAAGAACATCTCTCACCTGGATCTCAAACCTCAGAACATTCTGCTCAGTGGAAACGTTTTGAAGCTCGCAG aTTTTGGTTTTGCTCAGTACATGTCCCCGTGGGACGAGCATCAGGCTTTGAGAGGTTCTCCGCTCTACATGGCTCCTGAGATGTTGTGTAGACGACATTATGATGCTCGAGTTGACCTGTGGTCTGTGGGGGTCATTCTGTTCG AGGCTTTATTTGGACGAGCTCCGTTTGCGTCTCGCTCATTTGCTGAACTAGAAGAGAAAATCCGCAGTGACAAACCCGTCGAG ctgcCGCCTGGCATGCGTGTTCCTCCTGACTGTAGAGATCTGCTGCTTCGGCTGCTCGAGAGAGATCCAGACGGCCGCATCACGTTTGAAGAGTTCTTCCTGCATCCCTTTGTTGACCTTGAACACATGCCGAGTGTCGACAGCCTCCAGAGTgcc AAAGTGCTGGTGTTACAGGCCGTTCAGAAGGATCAGGATGGACAGAGAAGTGAAGCGTTATCTCTCTACTGTAGTGCACTGGAGCACTTTGTTCCTGCCATTCACT ATGAAACAGATCGACAGAGGAAAGAAGCTCTCAGACAAAAG GTGAGTCAGTATGTTTCTCGTGCAGAGGAACTCAAAGCTCTGGTCAAATCAGACGATAAGATCAGTTTTGCGGAGGCAAAGTGCACCAGGAACATATTAACAG AAATGTCCAGAAATCAGCCGCGTTTATTGGCCGCTCTTGAGTTGGCGTCCACTGCTGTCGCCCTG GAGGAGAGCGGTGTTGAAGACTCAGACACTCTTGATTTATATCAGCAGAGTTTGGGTGAAATGCTTCTGGCTCTGGCAG CTGAACCTCAAGGCCGCCGGAGAGATCTGCTCCACAGCGAG ATTAAGAGTCTGATGAGTCGAGCAGAGTATCTGAAGGAGCAGATCAAG ATGCGAGAAACTCGGACGGATGAATCGCTGAAGAAAGACGCCGCTGCTGAATCTGTGAGATCTT cgtGTTGTTTACAGTGA
- the si:ch1073-459b3.2 gene encoding growth arrest-specific protein 1, protein MERRLVPVAFLLSFLVTLHAQLVCWQALLRCHKERDCELAYDQYLIACDGNIRGTRRQCPSHCISALVRLNQTAGGADLETCDCARDAECTRAKRAIEPCLPRTHPAGADGMGCTEARQRCEGEPGCRSSLTAYLSRCGQLFNGRKCSSRCKATIEEMLAMPDGMLLNRCVCDGLERPFCEVVKLNMMKLCLIGDLEHEGADDVYEDEDDDVKADRDVTDAVMSRAVRVCQQVVLLCSVFAVSLLCV, encoded by the coding sequence ATGGAGAGACGCCTCGTTCCCGTCGCATTCCTCCTCTCGTTCCTCGTCACGCTGCACGCGCAGCTCGTCTGTTGGCAGGCGCTGCTCAGGTGTCACAAAGAGCGCGACTGCGAACTCGCGTACGATCAATACCTCATCGCGTGCGACGGGAACATCCGCGGCACGCGGCGTCAGTGTCCGAGCCACTGCATCAGCGCGCTCGTCCGCCTCAACCAGACCGCCGGGGGCGCGGACCTCGAGACCTGCGACTGCGCGAGGGATGCCGAGTGCACGCGGGCCAAACGCGCCATCGAGCCGTGTCTGCCGCGGACGCATCCCGCCGGAGCCGACGGGATGGGCTGCACCGAAGCCCGGCAGCGTTGCGAGGGCGAGCCCGGCTGCCGGTCGTCACTGACGGCGTACCTGTCCCGCTGCGGACAGCTGTTTAACGGCAGGAAATGTTCGTCGCGGTGCAAAGCGACGATCGAAGAGATGCTCGCGATGCCTGACGGGATGCTGCTGAATCGGTGCGTGTGCGATGGGCTGGAACGGCCGTTCTGCGAGGTGGTGAAACTGAACATGATGAAACTGTGTTTGATTGGAGATCTGGAACACGAGGGAGCGGATGATGTGTAcgaggatgaggatgatgacGTGAAAGCGGACAGAGACGTGACGGACGCGGTGATGTCAAGAGCCGTCAGAGTTTGTCAACAGGTAGTTTTGTTGTGCAGTGTGTTTGCTGTGAGTCtcttgtgtgtttga